The Nocardia vinacea genome contains the following window.
GGTGGTGGCGCACGGCTATGACATCGGCGTTTCACATCATGGTGGCTACGCCGAATATGCCAGGGTGCCCGCTGACTGGGTGGTCAAGCTGGACGGTCTCAGCACCCGTGACGCTGCTGCGCTCGGTACCGCCGGTTTTACCGCCGCACTCAGCGTGCAGGGCCTGCTCGATCACGAGCTCACCCCGGAGACCGGCGCCGTGCTCGTCACCGGAGCGACGGGCGGTGTCGGCAGCGTCGCCATCGATATCCTGTCGGGCCTCGGTTTCGAGGTGATCGCCTCCACCGGAAAGACCGATGCGGGTGATCTGCTCGCCGAACTCGGTGCGAACGAGGTGATCGGTCGGCTGCCGGAGGATCCGAATGCGAAACTGCGTCCACTGTCGAAGGCCACCTGGGCCGGTGCGGTGGACAGCGTCGGCGGCAAATCCCTCGCCTATATTCTCAGCGCGATCGGCTATGGCGGTGCGGTCGCGGTCAGCGGCCTCACCGGCGGGCCGGATCTGCCGACCACCGTCATGCCCTTCATCCTGCGCGGCGTATCGCTGCTCGGCATCG
Protein-coding sequences here:
- a CDS encoding oxidoreductase, with amino-acid sequence MEFWAMVAHESDSGIVLTRQQVNEDFLGPGEVTIKVHYSSANYKDGLAVTAGGGVVRNYPIIPGIDITGEVVTSEVDDFAPGDQVVAHGYDIGVSHHGGYAEYARVPADWVVKLDGLSTRDAAALGTAGFTAALSVQGLLDHELTPETGAVLVTGATGGVGSVAIDILSGLGFEVIASTGKTDAGDLLAELGANEVIGRLPEDPNAKLRPLSKATWAGAVDSVGGKSLAYILSAIGYGGAVAVSGLTGGPDLPTTVMPFILRGVSLLGIDSAYVPIDKRRVLWARLANELRPQHLSTIENFAPITEAEKVLHAIQHGSHSGRTVFGVAGEF